AAATAAGTCCTCCCAAATCACGGCGTTTTTGAACCCAGCCCTTTAAGCTGACTTTTTCGCCAATAGCCTTTTCTGTTACTTCACCACAAAAATACGTTCTTCCAAACATATTTCATCCTCCTTTTAGTTCCCTACTATTTATTTTTAATAGCTTTGAAAATCTTGCAGCGCTGCCGCTAATTCTTCCAGCTTCACTTGTTTTTGTTCACCAGTTTCCTGACTCTTCACATTAATCTTGTTTTCCTTCAGCTCATCCTCGCCTAAAATAGCGACAAATTTAGCTTGAAGGCGATCGGCAGCTTTAAATTGAGCTTTTACTTTTCTGTCCATATAATCTCTTTCAGCAGATAAGCCTGCTCTGCGCAAATCATTTAAAAGTCCGACCGTATAATCCTTTGCTTCTTCTCCCAATGCAACAAGATAACAATCGATTTTCTTCTCAACAGGCAATTCGATTCCTTCTGCTGTTAAGGCTGCAAGCAATCTTTCCAAGCTCATCGCAAACCCGATACCAGGTGCTTCCGGTCCGCCAAGCTCTTCTGTAAGCCCATTATAACGACCGCCTCCGCAAAGTGTCGTAATGGCTCCAAATCCTTCTGCCTCACTCATGATTTCAAATGCAGTGTGATTATAGTAATCCAAGCCTCTTACTAGATTTGAATCGACTACGAAAGGAATATTTAAGGCAGTTAAATATGCTTTCACTTTCTCAAAGTATTGTTTAGACTCTTCATTCAAGTAGTCTAGGATCGACGGTGCCGACTTCATTAACGGGTGATCATGATCTTTCTTACAATCCAAAATTCTCATTGGATTTTTTTCGAGACGGCTTTGGCAGTCACTGCAGAATTCGCCGATGCTTGGCTTAAAGTGGCCGATTAGTGCATCTCTGTGTGCAAGTCTGCTTTCTTTATCACCAAGACTGTTTACAACGAGCTTCAGCTTTGAAAGCCCAAGTGATTCATAT
This DNA window, taken from Niallia sp. Man26, encodes the following:
- the hisS gene encoding histidine--tRNA ligase; protein product: MQINIPRGTQDILPGTVEKWQYIETRIKELCDRFQYNEIRTPIFEHTELFLRSVGDTTDIVTKEMYTFEDRGERSLTLRPEGTASVVRSFVENKMFGLPSQPVKLFYLGQMFRYERPQAGRFRQFVQFGVEAIGSKDPAIDAEVMALAYSVYESLGLSKLKLVVNSLGDKESRLAHRDALIGHFKPSIGEFCSDCQSRLEKNPMRILDCKKDHDHPLMKSAPSILDYLNEESKQYFEKVKAYLTALNIPFVVDSNLVRGLDYYNHTAFEIMSEAEGFGAITTLCGGGRYNGLTEELGGPEAPGIGFAMSLERLLAALTAEGIELPVEKKIDCYLVALGEEAKDYTVGLLNDLRRAGLSAERDYMDRKVKAQFKAADRLQAKFVAILGEDELKENKINVKSQETGEQKQVKLEELAAALQDFQSY